The genomic DNA GTACACTAGAAGAGGATCTAAAGCGAAGAGATTTTACGATCAACGCTTTTGCTTTGAAAGAAGATGGTGAAATCATCGATTTATTCGACGGCTTGGCTGATTTAGAAAATCACGTCTTACGAGCAGTTGGCCGGCCTTTTGAACGATTTCATGAAGATGCCTTGCGAATGATGCGTGGCCTTCGTTTTGTGAGCCAGTTAGGATTCAAATTAGAAGAAGAAACAGCCAAGGCAATCGAAGACAACCATGCCTTATTGGAGAAAATTTCTATTGAACGAATGAATGTTGAATTTATCAAAATGCTTTTAGGGGATTTTCGTAATCATGGCTTGGTCGCATTTGTTGAAACAAAATGTTACATCTATTGTCCACAATTAAAAGAAGATGGTGAGGCATTACTACGATTTGCCGATTTACCATCTATTCCATTAAAAAAAGAAAGTCAAGCTTGGGCATTGTTGCTCAACCAGCTCGGTCGAGCAGAGCAAGAGGTGGCACCTTTCTTAAAAGCATGGAAATGTTCCAACCAAATGATTCGAGAAGTCCAACGTTTGGTCAAAGGATTGGCGAAGCGACAAGAACGACGATTAACACCATTGGAGATTTATCATCTTGGAAAAGACGCATCGTTGGATGTGGAGGAATTAATGATTTACTTCCAACAAACTCCTGACACAACAACTGTGCTAGACATTTATCACGCACTTCCTATCAAGACAATGAGTGAGTTGTCCATTGATGGAAAGGTGTTATTAGCTACGAGTGAAAAAAAACCAGGTAAATGGGTCAGTGAAGCATTAGCACTTGCGGAGTCAGCGGTAGTGAACGGACTGGTACCGAATGAACAAGCTGCGTTATTAACTTATCTGAAAGAGCAACAAGGGTAGTCAATGAAACCGTGGCAATCACTAATTACGTTTGATTGGCGGGCTATTCATATACTGACATGGCTAAAGTAAGGGCATGAGAGTTATCTATAGAAGCGTTTGGCTTTTTTGTAGCATGTTTTTCATGTCCCTCTTCTCTTTTATAGGAGGATTGTTATCAAAAAAGCTGACAGAAAAGCAAACATGAGAGATGACCGCTTTTGTTGTTTTATGCTAAACTAGTAATGAAACAGAATATAATGCGTCAAAAAAGGAGATTTTTTTAATGAGCAAAGAAATGACAGCGCTAAAATTTTATTTCCGTAACGGCGAAACATGGACGATCAATCGTCGTCACATCGGCGACCTTTGGATCAAACAAATCACAACAAGTTTTGGTCGTATCAATGGAAGCGAATTTATCGAGATCCATCCATGTGCCGGTTTTAAAATCGAGATCTTCCATGAAGGAGATTCAGTAGCTACTCATGATATCAATCTAGGTGGTTTGGAAATGGGTATGTTCAATCGTGCTTTGAAATATGAAGATATTGAACGTATGGAAATCTTGTATCGCAATGGTACACCTGATCTAGTATACTTCCCTTACTTGGACAAAGGAACAGAGGGATTAGATAATCAATATCAATCAACAAAAATCAGTGAAAAAACTGGTAACTTATACATTGTGATCAACCCAGAACAACGTGTTGACGATGTTTATGGCGAATATTTCGAATAAGATCGAATGACGTTAAAAAAATAGCACATGCAAAACTTTTGAATAGGTTTTGCATGTGTTTTTCTTTTGTCTTTATTTTATGATTCCAGTTGATATTTTATAGTGATTGGACTAGAATGAGTTTCTGGGATTGAAACAAACACTTCACTGTAAAAGTAAAAAGGTTTTAGTTGCATTCTTAGAACTTTTTGCTATAATTGGTGCAGTTTGAATATAGGAGATCTTGAAAATGAGAGAGAGTTTTGAAGAACAAAAGAAACGACTGGTTGAACACTATGGTACTTTTTCAATGGAAGATCGTCGTCAAATCTTATGTAAGTTGCGTAAAAGAAATATCTTGATGTATCGTCAATTGGGACGATTGAAACACGAATTGCTCCGTTTAGAATCAAAACGTGTGCAATGTGAGTTAGATGGTCGAGTGACCCAAGCGGAAGTTGTTGAAAACAAAATATTAAAGAAAAAAGAGCAATATTTGAAAGTTCTTGCACAAAATAAAAAATAAAGGGGATCAAGCATGGAATTTGCAGAGTTAGTGATTGTTTTTGCAGTCACGATCACGCTATCCAACATAGCAAG from Enterococcus mundtii includes the following:
- a CDS encoding CCA tRNA nucleotidyltransferase, with amino-acid sequence MRLSELPIEYKKAIPVIRKIEAAGFEAYFVGGSVRDTLLGQKIHDVDIATSAFPEEIKQLFPKTIDIGIEHGTVLVLHEEEQYEITTFRTESTYQDYRRPDSVSFVRTLEEDLKRRDFTINAFALKEDGEIIDLFDGLADLENHVLRAVGRPFERFHEDALRMMRGLRFVSQLGFKLEEETAKAIEDNHALLEKISIERMNVEFIKMLLGDFRNHGLVAFVETKCYIYCPQLKEDGEALLRFADLPSIPLKKESQAWALLLNQLGRAEQEVAPFLKAWKCSNQMIREVQRLVKGLAKRQERRLTPLEIYHLGKDASLDVEELMIYFQQTPDTTTVLDIYHALPIKTMSELSIDGKVLLATSEKKPGKWVSEALALAESAVVNGLVPNEQAALLTYLKEQQG